The window aaacaggaagccaggagagaaagctagcagatgacgccgtgttcaccatgtacccttccagctgagagagaaactgactgttcaccatgtgccttctcacttgagagaaaccctgaacttcattggccttcttgaaccaaggtatctttccctggatacctttgattggacatttttattgacttgttctaattgggacattttctcggccttagaactgtaaaccagcaatttattaaattccccttgtaaaaagtcattctgtttctggtatgttgcattctggcagctagcaaactagaatagagtgATACCTTGAAACTATTAAAATAGCCTTTTCTCATTACACTGTGTCTGCTCATATTTACATCTACTGACAAATCTTGCCTTAAATAATTATCATTGTGGTGGTTTGCCAAAAGATGACATTTCACCTCCAtcatttcttctatatttattATCTGGAACGCTACTGTGAGGAAAAGActctcctattatttgtttagtttttcatttataGAGGTATAAatgaattctttcttattttattcaatgggACATCAACTATTCAATCATTATCTATTTACTTGATCAAATATTCCAAGATTTCGCTACTGGCATCCGCTTCAGGGTCATCACGGTGTCATTTTGCTATGGCTCCAccattttttgagcatttactttctgcattcCAGGATAGATGTGGCACATCTTATACCTTCCCTGGCCCAGTCTGGAATCAGAAATTTGGCCAAGGAGTCCTGGTTCTTGTTACTATACagtggtatttagaaaccaaaagCTGAGAGCTAGGTATGCATATTGGTATTAGGATGTAATTCATGCTAGGCCGTCTTAGCCAAGATAGCTGGGAAACAGGCTACATCTATGCTGATTGATAGTCCCTCTATTATAGtctgtcatctatctatccatctatctatcattcTGTctatgagttcatactgatatttttttaCTCAAATCCTACACCATAGAGTTCATTCTAGTCTTCtacttttccttatttgtaactGTACTTTGTCTTACAGCAACAAacttgattttcattatttatagcaTATCTACTGTTTTGCTCAATCTTAGAATGCAcgtaaaataaatatgaaattatccATCCATAtctcaatgaaaaaaaatcaaagtagagTACAAtatttgtgtaaatatttattttgtgaaaagaTTTCTGCTGCTTTTGTTGGTGGTAGTTGTTGCTTTAGAGtgtataaacaaagcaaagaattcCAAAGTCGTGTAGATTAGTTcatttctcccccttttctttcaGAGTTATTATGAAATTCACTTGCAATATTTTAGTTCCTTTGTTTCTCTCTGCATTCCATTTGGGAATTGatgggtttatattattttttgagTATGCTGAACAACAGCATGTATTAACAGTTAAAAGTATACAAAGAGGTATAAGAAAAGAATCACTCTCTTCCCCAACTTCCACGTTATTCTGTCTTCCATCCTTTCCACTCCATTCTCTTCCTTTAGTGTTTCTATATTAAGTAATGCATgctttacatacacacacacacacacacacacacacacacacttgaaaGAGAGGCAAGAAGTATTCATGAATTCCTATTTTCCCAGTAAGAGATGTTGAGTTACTGAACTTTGTCAAAGGCTTCTAcagcatatataaagatattcatttctttttcctcagatATATTAATAGGATGCATTATAAACAGATTTTCTAATATTGAATCAACCCTGCATGTCTAGAATGAAAATCCCACTAGGTCATTGCATTGTTTTCTTAATACAGTGTTGGATTCCATTGGATAATAGTTTATTTAGtacttttgcatttatattcataagtaatactgctctgtttttcttttgacattttgatataattcccctgtgaaactatCTGGGTCTGATGTTTTTTTGATAATCTAATTTTTCTACAGATATTATTAGTCAattcaagatttttaaattaagattttattaataaaaccaagaTTTTCTCACCagtgatgtctttttttttaattgacaagccaaaacaacatacaaacatgaacattcttaacatacaaacattccatacatggtacacaatcagtgactcacaatatcatcacatagtagtatattcatcaccatgacagTGATGTCATTTTTGGTAATCTATATTTCTTTAGGAAATTATCCATGTCATCtaggttttaaattttttgtattaaAGCCCGTAATCCTCTATCatatgattaaaattttttatctctATGGctacttctcctttctcctttcttattttctcttcttcagatgAGCTAGTGTTTTGCCTCCTTTGATGTATTATTTGTATCTACTGATTTAGGATTTGCTTCCATTCCACAgttaactaatttttaaattacctttaatATGTCCATTATGCTTCCTTTTGGTTTACTTTGTTGTCATTTATCTAGAGTTTTTGATCTGTTCATTTAATTTACtcacatttttattgacaaatgtgTTTAGTGTTATAAATTTTCCTTTGGTCATTACTTTAAATGTATTCCATAGATTCTGATATGTGGTGATTTTGTTACAGTCTTAGTTTTTTCAGGCAGCTATGACTAATACCACATAATAGGTTGGTTTTACAATGAGAGTTTATTGGcctatagttttgaggctagaatttcaaaattgaggcatcagcaaggtgaagTTTCTCCCCAAAATCTGCAGTACTGGCTGCCCCCAGTCCTGGGGGATCTTTGGCTTCTACCCCCACCTCAAATTTCATGGtgatatcctctcttttttcttctgtattgTGTTGACTCCTGGCTCCTGGTTCCTGGCTCCTCCTTATGGCTTTCTCTAGCTATGTCTGAATCTGCTTATAAAAGCTTCTAGTAAACTGGATAAAGAGTCACCCTCACTCAGGTGGACTAtgacttaactaaaaataacatcttccaaaggtcTTATTTCAACAGGTTCATGCTCACagaaatatagattaaaaataagagTGAGAACATGTCTAAATGGGGGTATGTAGTTCAATATACCACAGTTACcattaatttttagaaaatacgTATTTTCCATTTGTATATTCCTTTCCACCCAACAATCATTTAagaaaaggtttttaaatttccaggtagcagagtcatttaaaaaaaaacaactttgtaaATAATTTCTAGTTTTCTTACTTTGTGATCAGAAAGTGTCGTTTGGAATATTTCTGTGTGTATTGGTTTGTCATGCTGCTGTCACAAACACCGTACaacgggttggcttaaataacaagcATTTGTTGGCTAATGGTTTAAGAGATCTGAAGGCCAACACCAAAACATAGACAAAGCTTGCTTTCTCCCGGAAGACCATAACCTCCTGGTGTTGGCTGCTGGAAattcttgggattccttggctttcacCTCTGTTTCATGCCATGTGGcattgtcctctcctttcttgtgTCTATTCTTCTAGTTTCCTGCAGGTCTCTGGCTTCACCTGTGGCCCTCTCTGATTCTGGCATCCAGTTTCTTCCCATTATAAGGTCTCCAGGAACCCAAAAGTAGGCAAACCCTGCCTCAGTTggccacaccctaactaaaaACAATCTCTTTAAGATATCTTACGGGTTTTACACAAGCAGGAATGtgcattaagtttaagaacatgtctaaattgtgGTACATAAGTCAATCTACCACACTATGTGATGGAacttcctggaattttctttgttatCTAATATTTGGCAAATTTTTGTTGATGGTCTATGAACTTTCGAGAAAAAGGTACAATCTTTCTGAACATGCTTCCATTAAATCTACCCTAATGATCATGTTCTTCAGGTCTTCTATAtccttatttattctttttgtttatctAATGACTTGTACTGAGAGTGCTGTGttaatatttcttattaataGTGTTTCTATCTATGTCTCCTTGTTTATCCTGTAGCTTTTTTATCTCATAAAGACGGTTTGGCGTTATTTGGTGCATAGACATTCACAGTTGTTAAAGTTTTATGTGGTTTGTGACAACGAACATTAAAAATACCCCTTTTTTTCAGATTGCTTTGCTTTTTAGCTTGAATTATACTATGTCTGAAATGAAGAATTTTACTAATATCTGATATGCTTttgtccatcctttcattttcaacattttaaaaacactaaTGTGTGTTTTAATCTGCACTTAAattgaaatctttttcttttaccaGCTAAATTAAGTCCATTCACAGGTATTAAATCCATTCACATGTATTAATATGACATATGTATGGCCTTAATTCTGCCCTACTATTTTATATTATCATTctcttatacaaaaataaaatttttttctacatttttcctttgttcttttatttttaaaatatcatttgatgTTTAGGAAGTTAATATTTTGCACTGCTAGTTAACTTTTAAAATgccttaattttccttttcaaaaaggaaaaaattttgcGCTCTTATTTCTCAGTTCTCAGTGGTATCCTTTACTTTACACCTAGTAACTAAATAAGTCAAGGCACTTATTCTACTTTCCTACTCCCTTCTCATTCTCCTCCCATTTTTAGTTGCAATATTTCTACCTTGCTGAAGATGTTACACATAATATATAGGCTATATCCCTTAACGTACCATTTTATTACATTGTTCCCACTTTTGTTTTAACCTTAAATCTACAATTAATATATTAGATGCTTGTCTTCAGTCAttttgctgaaaatttcccaattgttTCATGGTTGAAATTAATCTTCTAGTAGGTCCCTGAAGAATGGTTCATGGATGCAAAATTGCTTGGGATGAGCTTAGAACTTTTCTATTGTCTTGATCTTTAAGGAGAGCttggataaatataaaatatttttcaaactattttccCTGAATTTCTCGAACATTGGAATACTTGCCATTGTTACTTTGATTGGTGTGCTGTTTTTGAGAAGCACACAAGTCTAATTATCTTTCCCTTGTAAGTTGTTGTGactgagaaagttttctttccttgcttgatAATTTTACTAGCATATGTCCAATCTATTCTTCTTTGGGtactttgtaattttgttttgtttcctgatgtgatttttcactttttcttctattttttttagcctgtttccttatttttgttgttaatttgtgCCCCTAATTTATAAATTTCTCCTTCACAGTGCTTTCTCATATACCTGAATgcttgatttatttatgtatatttaatatGCTTTGGATTTTTgtgctgtgggttttttgtttttgttagcttttcctttctttttttcttttctattttgatgTAAGAGGATCTTTATCAGCAGGATTAACTTTggattcttattttctattttaattttgtagttaaaaaatatttttatatgtaaagagAGGTGAAAACACTCCATCTTTTAATTTCTGGGGTTAGGCTGGCTTTTGGAGTGGTTTTTGAGATTGTCAGTTCAAAAGTGCCCTCTATCTCAGTGGTTTCTTTACTGACTTACTTTTGTTTTCAGAGGGCAGAACTGGGGAAGAGtttgtttgtcctttcatttgttaaaaactttttttttatattgaacaATCCTAAATTTTCCCTTcacatttgcttctttttctccttcattttattttttaaaagcaattctacTGAGCTGTAAGTCACATCTCAAACATTTTTAGTACAgttacagagttgtgcaaccatcagtacagactaatttaaaaatattttttatttcccccaaTTAAACCCTGTACTCATTAGCAGTCACCCCTATTCCTTTCCACCCCAGCCCCAGTTGTAGGAAACACTGATGTATTTTCTGCTTCTATAGTTTGTCCTATCATGAATATTGAATATAAATAGTCTCATACAATATGTGATTTTTCAGGACTGGCTCATTTATCCTCCTTTTCTTCAGGGGATGAAATAACCTTTCTAAGGCTGCTCTTTTGCATACATATACTTGGAAGGTCCATTTCCTGTATTCAGTGTGCTCATATGCAACACCACCTTTCCGTTACTTTCACATGTTTTTCCAGGACTGCCTTACTCTACATGAAGGATTATGATCAAAGCATGGGTAgtaatttgcttattttgttcttcattttacagatagcTTGAAGTTTGActactctttgttttgttttgttttgttttgcatggccaggcaccgggaatcaaaccctgttctccggcatggcaggtgagaactctgcctgctgagccactgtgacccaccctctttgtttttaattatgttgAAGCATGAgctttgtgtatttttatttgttcttttgtttttctctattgaCTTTTGGAAGAAGTATTGAGAGCTTCTGATTTACATAGCAGCCGTTGCCTTCACAACTCAGAATTCCTATTAACTTATATTCAGGCGAAGTTTTTGTTCTAAATTTTGTGGGCACTGATAGTTGCAAGTTAATTTGGAATTATACTATATTACCAAGAAGGATAATTTTAGGTTGTGActacatttatttactttttcttgatCTGGGCCAAATCTATGAAATCCCTgtcttaaaattttgcttttttgtttgtttgtttaagataTTGCATTTTAAGGCTAAGGCTCAACCTAATTTTTTTCCAAGAGAGTTTGCATAAATAGTACTGGGCCTACCAGATCTACCCTAAATCATCTTATAATTCAGAAGTCCCATCTTTATAAACAGTTTATATTGTTAAGATTCTATATAAAAATTGTTTGAGAGGATTTTGATGTAAGTATTTGTGAAAATAGAGCACAAGTATGGTTTTATGTGACAATATAAATCAAAAGATAGTAAAGTATATCCTAAAAATAACATTGTTTGCttcttatgtatttattaatattggtttcttttattatttatgcattctggattttctatttattgtctTAGATTACAACAATAAGTTAGAAAGAAACTTGACAATCCTAAGATCTAACACcctcattttttttagaaataataaaatcaatgcatttaaaaaaattcattaaatcaCCAAAAATATTAGGGACAAAACTAAGCTCAAAACCCCTGTAGCAGTTAGCTTTTGCTGTGTAATAAGCCACTCTAAAGCATAGTGACTTAAAACGATAGTCATTTGCTTAGCTCATGATTCTCTGGGTTGGCAGTTTAGGCTGGGATCAACTTGATGATTTTTCTGCTGGGCTCTTTCATGTATCTACAATCAATTGTGTGGACAGCACCATAGGAGGGACTAGCCATGTGTTTTTCTTCCTCTAGCAGGCTAACCTGGTCTTGTTCTATGCTGGCAATTGTAGGGTTCCCAAGAACAGCAAGGGCGAGACTGAAAGGCTTACTAGGCTTAGGCTTGCACAACTTCACTTTCATTGcattctattggtcaaagcaaACCTTGAAGCCAGTCTGTATTCAAGGGGTGGGGAAATAGACTCTACTTCTTGTACTTCTTGATGGTAGGAAATGTGAAAATTTGTGGGCTCTTTTGCAAACTCACAATCAACAAATTGATTTCTACTCCGCCGCTCTCTCCATACAGTGCCCCTAGATAAATAATAAGACAAAGTAACTTGTGTCCTTTCTTAACAGTAACTAATTTTGGTCTAAAAAATTGGGGAGGCTTCCTCAAAGAGGTGATATctgaaatggaaagaataaatttctatagAAGATTAAAAATAGTATCAGCTATAAAAAAATGTGAGGAAAATCATAGAGTTTTGAGAGGGCATAAGAGGTTTTAGAATAGTGAAAAAATCAGCATCGCCTAAGGGTTAGTTCAGGGGTTGGAGGCGGGGGTCACTGGGGTAGATGGTAAGGCTGAAAAGGTCTCCTAATATCCAGAGAGTTTTTCCACGTAAAGAAGAGACTCAGCTACTAGTTTCAGTCAAGAGGATAATTTTAGTTCAAAAAGAGATGCAGTAAAACAGAATATTCATTTGGGAAggtctacttcttttttttccagaaaggaaaTGTGAACAAATATAAGTTTGTGAATTGGAGGATACTGGTGTGTAGCAGAGATTCTATAGAAGACATAGATTCAGGGACAGAAATCTCATTATCAGAACATAAGGCAAGATAGAAGCGTAAGCCGAAACTGGGTACTAAGAAAGAGCCTGGTGGTCTGCATAAGTCATGCCATCAGGTGCTAGATTTATAAGTAACAGCTCAGGAATCCAGGAAATAAATCTGTCATTTCCTCAGACGATCCTGGCCTAGCACTTCCTATCACAAAATGACCACAGAAATCACAGGTGGGAGGTTTCAACAGGACTGATGAAAGCAAAGAGAGGAAAGGCAAAGTCAAGTGACTAAGAAATTCTTCACTGATTTGACATATTAGTTAGCACTGTTAACTCAGAAGGAAACAATCTTTGGACTACTTTCGTAACTTTGCAAAAAAATTCAAGAGCTAAAGTATGGCCTTAATGAGACTATTTTGGTTTCTTATTTCTTCAAGATGATAAGAATGGCATAAGCACCCCAGAATGCTATCactgagaaatttatttttatcattttgctttAATAAATGGAAGCATAGCAATTTCCATTGCTTCATATCCAAGTAAGCACCATAGCCTCTCTTCCTAATTCAAAGTATGTTTAAAGTCATCATGAACTCTGAGTTACTATTTGCCTTGTGTTTTTAGTTTGAATGGCTTTCTAAGGAAAAatgatttggttatttgtttgCTTCATTTCAGAGGATCTTATAATGTCCTTCACGGTGTCCATGGCGATTGGGCTCGTAATTGGAGGATTTATTTGGGCTCTCTTTGTTTGCCTGTCTCGAAGAAGAGCCAGTGCCCCCATTTCGCAGTGGAGTTCGAGCCGGCGATCCAGAACGCACGGCCTCAACAGAACTGGGTTTTACCGCCACAGTGGCTGTGAACGTCGAAGCAACCTCAGCCTGGCCAGTCTCACCTTCCAGCGACAAGCGTCCCTGGATCAAGCCAATTCATTTCCACGAAAATCAAGTTTCAGGGCTTCAACTTTCCATCCCTTTCTGCAATATCCGCCACTTCCAGTGGACACAGACAGTCAGCTGGTAACTCTGCCCTCTTCCAATACCTCCCCCATCATCACCACGTCGCACAGTCTGAGCCGTCCTGATCTCCACTGGTCTAGCAATAGCCTTCGCGTTGGCCTCCCCACACCACCCCCACCAGCCTATGAGTCTATCATAAAGGCATTCCCAGATGTCTGAGTAGGGAGGCTTTGGGTCCTGCTGtgtctttgtcttttgttttttcttttctttactctcctAAAGAAAGTCAATCAGAAATAGGCTAAAAGAAATGCTCAGGACCTGGTCCACACTGCCAAGGGGTTTCCGGAGTGCGACAAGTTGTACATTACTGTGTATTAATACCACGTTTTCTTTGAACGTTCTTTTCCTTGTGTCCCACAAATAGGTAACGGTTTTCCAAatagtatttattttgtattcaaGGTGAGGCTTGTTAAAGATAGGGATTCTAATCTAAGAATCACTTGTGATACAGTCTATCTTAGATTATAATATGATCTTTAGATATTTGTGATTTGCAATCCTTATTCATTTTCCAATGTGactataaagggggaaaaatcacTGTCACTTAAAATACTTCTATCCTAAGGGATTTCAATTTTACTTACTTTAGAATGACAATTTAACACTATCGCCATTTTATAATCttggaatgttaatggattatatGGTCAGAAACTGAGAGAGCACAGGAAATTCTAAAGTTCCTGATCGTACTGAATTTATGAGAACTGTGGGAATTAAGCAAAGGAAGCTGAACTTTGTTGGGGGTCACAGGATGCTTCAGTTttgaaacttaattttgaaaCACCTTTTCTCACATGGACACTTTTTGTGCTTTTCCCACAAATAGTTATCCATATACCACTGAGGCAAAATCCTTGGATTTACTGACATGATGATATAACTTTTCTTCTTGACTATAGTTATGCTGTTTTGTTACAAAAGCAACAACAAATGCAATTCATCTGACTTACAAACCAACTTTGAGTTTTACACTGAGTCTGCTTGTCTATTAAGGGACCGataattatttctttgacttAGAGCTAGCAACTGGGAGAGCATTTTATCTAGGGATCTTCACTTATAACTTCACAGATGAAGAAGTCAGGGTCAGTGGGGGAGACATAGTCTGCCATAGAAATAAAAGTGGCAACTATGAAGAAGtaaccccccactcccaccccccgtCTTGCATTGACTCTTGAATACCAGGCTCATCCTTCCATTGTTTCTCTATGAATTCCTAACCCCCACAACTGAAGAGCCTTTGTACAATGATTGTCACGTGGCATGGCCCAGGGACTTTGGTGTATGCTATTATTTAAGGGGTTAACTTCCTCAGGCGGCCACCCTCTTAAAGGAAGGGCCATCTCCAAAGGTGGGTGCCAGAGAGTTCCAGTGTACAGCTGCCTGAGGCTGTCCTTTTCTATTTTAGGAAATAAGTTCACTGGGTATCTGATATCGTGAACATTTAGTTTATgttgcttttcatttgtttctctggATGTAGCGATTTTCAGTGAACAAAACATACTCTCATTCGTGTTTCCACAAAGTAGTAGTTAAACTAATAGAATCTGGATATGGCTCAAGAATGTAAGGATTTTTACATATAAGAGCTTCTTGATAGCATTATCTCTACTATTTTTGTTTAGTTTATAGTATCCATTTTCCTTAAAGATGGGTATTTTCCATGATGCCTATAGATAGATACTCTCTAATACAATATGCCATAAAGTGAGCTAGTAagacaggaaggaagaaataagaaagtgaaaaagaagaagaaaaggagagaaaaaaggtGTTCAAAGCTCACAGGATAGAAAACCAAGATgttataaattgtttttttttaacaaggaaaTTTACTAGTTTTCATATAGCCAAGAAAGATTTCCAGAGACTATGAAAAACTTAGCAACAAaaccatttttttatttgtatgtcatttttaatgtttaatatgAGAAGTAAGCAAAGTGTATGGTTTTTTAGAACTTACATTAGTAGTAAaactgctttctgtctctcaaattaagaaaatgagagcagaaattttctgttgtatttagCCATCTGTCGGAATTGTTGACTTTTCTTTCTGAGTTGTGAAGCAATCAAGATGAGTATTTTATGAATATTGTTTAGTGTATGAAATGTGAAATTAAAGCACTGTTTTTTGGTTGCAGctgttttatttgaaatgttttgttgattattcaataaaaatgaaCTGATGTC of the Tamandua tetradactyla isolate mTamTet1 chromosome 2, mTamTet1.pri, whole genome shotgun sequence genome contains:
- the MYCT1 gene encoding myc target protein 1 — its product is MQTQVYERLCENYFSPAEPQRHTIKVLLLDILAFLCFLLSVLILVDIMANDTTSLGSPWPEHFWEDLIMSFTVSMAIGLVIGGFIWALFVCLSRRRASAPISQWSSSRRSRTHGLNRTGFYRHSGCERRSNLSLASLTFQRQASLDQANSFPRKSSFRASTFHPFLQYPPLPVDTDSQLVTLPSSNTSPIITTSHSLSRPDLHWSSNSLRVGLPTPPPPAYESIIKAFPDV